A section of the Methanoregula formicica SMSP genome encodes:
- a CDS encoding DNA topoisomerase VI subunit B → MVLADDLAKQQRSISVAEFFEKNKHLLGFDSPTRGVITTIKEAVDNSLDACEEAQVLPDIFISIKKTGSDLFRIIVEDNGPGIVPKQVPFVFGKLLYGSRFHQIRQTRGQQGIGISAAVLYAQLTSGLPTIVISRTGAKEQAHRFEIQIKIETNEPDVLKEEAIDWDRIHGTRVQIEFKSTMAAKKKLLEYLKYTSVVNPHARFRVELDDEAFTFERVSQEVIQCPVAIQPHPHGIELGQLKRMVAASDQKLIDFLVEGFSRVGKKTAQEMCDRAGLKGTLKVQGLSVDQQKALLAAMQEVSVPAPPTTQCLSPIGEELIRRGLDKEFQMDFVSARTRPSSVFSGHPFVVEAAIGYGGKLPAEGNAIILRFANRVPLMYQQGACAITECITNVNWKSYNLSQQGLPMGPVLILVHVASTNVPFTSESKDAIASIPEIEKEIVLALQDLGRELKTFLSRRDRSKLAEDRARAVCAIIPEISAKVSEIVEKPLVDTTPIEGKLMRKLIAKKSTRDGKVVIELANYSGFEGEISAYDISADDAADAVPKADFVSEMDGQFTKVWKMTIPSKSTWQVTYSGKGGGIIEIRGIDDNKKMVVDLDV, encoded by the coding sequence CTGGTTCTCGCGGATGATCTCGCAAAGCAGCAGCGGAGCATCAGCGTTGCCGAGTTCTTCGAGAAGAACAAGCACCTCCTCGGGTTCGACTCGCCCACGCGTGGCGTAATCACAACCATCAAGGAAGCGGTGGACAACTCCCTGGACGCCTGCGAGGAAGCGCAGGTGCTGCCTGACATCTTCATCAGCATTAAGAAGACCGGAAGCGACCTCTTCCGGATCATTGTTGAAGACAACGGCCCGGGCATCGTCCCAAAACAGGTCCCGTTCGTCTTCGGGAAACTCCTCTATGGTTCCCGGTTCCACCAGATCCGGCAGACCCGCGGGCAGCAGGGGATCGGCATCTCGGCGGCCGTCCTCTATGCCCAGCTGACAAGCGGTCTTCCCACCATCGTCATCTCGCGGACGGGGGCAAAGGAGCAGGCCCACCGGTTCGAGATCCAGATCAAGATCGAGACGAACGAGCCCGATGTCCTGAAGGAAGAGGCGATTGACTGGGACCGGATCCATGGGACCCGCGTCCAGATCGAATTCAAGAGCACGATGGCGGCAAAAAAGAAGCTGCTTGAGTACCTGAAGTATACCTCGGTCGTCAATCCCCACGCCCGTTTCCGTGTAGAGCTTGATGATGAGGCGTTTACCTTCGAGCGCGTCAGCCAGGAAGTGATCCAGTGCCCGGTGGCAATCCAGCCCCACCCCCATGGGATCGAGCTCGGACAGCTCAAGCGGATGGTTGCAGCAAGCGATCAGAAATTGATTGATTTCCTTGTCGAAGGTTTCAGCCGCGTGGGAAAGAAGACCGCGCAGGAGATGTGCGACCGGGCGGGGCTCAAGGGCACGCTGAAAGTGCAGGGGCTGTCGGTAGACCAGCAGAAAGCCCTGCTTGCCGCCATGCAGGAGGTTTCTGTTCCGGCACCTCCCACGACACAGTGCCTTTCCCCCATTGGCGAAGAACTGATCCGACGCGGGCTCGACAAGGAGTTCCAGATGGATTTTGTCTCCGCCCGGACGCGGCCGAGTTCTGTCTTCTCCGGTCACCCGTTCGTGGTCGAGGCCGCGATCGGGTACGGAGGAAAGCTCCCGGCAGAAGGGAACGCGATAATCCTCCGGTTTGCAAACCGCGTCCCGCTCATGTACCAGCAGGGTGCCTGCGCCATCACGGAATGCATTACAAATGTCAACTGGAAGTCCTACAACCTCTCGCAGCAGGGATTGCCTATGGGCCCCGTCCTGATCCTCGTCCACGTCGCCTCGACCAATGTCCCCTTCACGAGCGAAAGCAAGGACGCTATCGCGAGTATTCCGGAGATCGAGAAGGAGATCGTGCTCGCCCTCCAGGATCTGGGCCGGGAACTCAAGACCTTCCTGTCACGGCGTGACAGGAGCAAACTGGCCGAGGACCGGGCAAGGGCGGTCTGCGCCATCATCCCCGAGATATCGGCAAAGGTCAGCGAGATCGTGGAGAAACCTCTCGTGGATACCACCCCTATTGAGGGAAAGCTGATGCGGAAGCTGATTGCCAAGAAGTCGACCCGCGACGGAAAGGTCGTCATCGAACTTGCGAATTACAGCGGGTTCGAGGGGGAGATCTCCGCATACGATATCTCCGCGGACGATGCAGCTGATGCGGTGCCGAAGGCGGACTTCGTGAGCGAGATGGACGGGCAGTTCACCAAGGTCTGGAAGATGACGATCCCCTCAAAGTCAACCTGGCAGGTCACCTATTCGGGGAAAGGCGGGGGGATTATCGAGATCCGGGGTATAGACGACAACAAGAAGATGGTGGTGGACCTCGATGTCTAG
- a CDS encoding DNA topoisomerase IV subunit A, producing the protein MSREELEKKAITSLLSIASAWYDQMKAGEIPSISLPSRTKYNIEYDDASEVWKYGDKESLRNAASAKSATHLLKMAYVIGFIKQQLRENRSSTLREMYYISEGWKRAKFAAQDESNYLIEDLEILSDVPREGFHLHPEENGASIYGPMRIREETRRGMKTIHCQDDVGQAGYTIPNSVENIEFVDHDAKFVIAIETGGMYDRLIENGFDEEHNAILVHLKGQPARSTRRMLNRMSMTWDLPILVFTDGDPWSYRIYGSVAYGAIKSAHMSELLATPKAQFLGLRPSDIRDYNLPSDKLTDKDVEALRSELTDPRFATDYWKKEINLQLEMNLKSEQQAFAARGLDFVTKTYLPARLAEMGILKR; encoded by the coding sequence ATGTCTAGAGAGGAACTTGAGAAGAAAGCGATTACCTCACTGCTCAGTATCGCGAGCGCGTGGTATGACCAGATGAAGGCCGGCGAGATCCCGTCCATCTCCCTGCCGAGCAGGACCAAATACAACATCGAGTACGACGATGCGAGCGAGGTCTGGAAGTACGGCGACAAGGAGAGCCTCCGCAATGCCGCTTCGGCCAAGAGCGCGACCCACCTCTTAAAGATGGCGTATGTCATCGGGTTCATCAAACAGCAGCTCCGTGAGAACCGCTCGTCAACGCTGAGAGAAATGTATTATATCTCGGAAGGCTGGAAGCGCGCAAAGTTCGCCGCACAGGACGAGAGCAACTACCTGATCGAAGACCTGGAGATCCTCTCCGATGTCCCGCGCGAAGGCTTCCACCTCCATCCCGAGGAGAACGGTGCATCGATCTACGGTCCGATGCGGATCCGGGAGGAGACCCGGCGCGGGATGAAGACGATCCACTGCCAGGATGATGTGGGGCAGGCGGGATACACCATCCCGAACAGTGTCGAGAACATCGAGTTCGTGGACCATGACGCAAAGTTCGTTATTGCTATTGAAACGGGTGGTATGTACGACCGTCTTATCGAGAACGGATTCGACGAAGAGCACAACGCAATTCTCGTCCACCTCAAGGGTCAGCCGGCCCGGTCGACCCGTCGGATGCTCAACCGGATGAGCATGACCTGGGACCTGCCCATCCTTGTTTTCACGGATGGCGACCCGTGGTCCTATCGTATTTATGGCTCGGTGGCTTATGGTGCTATCAAGAGCGCACATATGTCGGAGCTGCTTGCCACGCCGAAGGCACAGTTCCTCGGGCTGAGGCCGAGTGATATCCGGGACTACAACCTTCCCTCGGACAAGCTGACCGACAAGGATGTCGAGGCTTTACGGTCTGAACTTACCGATCCCCGGTTTGCTACCGATTACTGGAAGAAGGAGATAAATCTGCAGCTGGAGATGAACCTTAAGTCAGAACAGCAGGCGTTTGCAGCGAGGGGGCTGGACTTTGTGACGAAGACGTATTTGCCGGCGCGGTTAGCTGAGATGGGGATACTGAAGAGATGA
- a CDS encoding class I SAM-dependent methyltransferase, with translation MSTSDMYTGGDYRKNNPTWDVEDAPWKADLIFSLMEKHNLRPATVCDVGCGCGEILFQLKKKLPASTRLTEYEISPRAVELCKERENERLSFSLVNFCDEHGTSCDMILLIDLIEHLEDYYKFLRHVKPRSHYKILHIPLEMFVLAVLHPQFHRGQRKKVGHLHFFSRDMALQVLRDLGYDVLDSSYTAGYALPREYGLKDKLLKIPRALLCPVAPDFTVRVFSGYPLPVLVKS, from the coding sequence ATGAGCACGAGTGACATGTACACGGGCGGGGATTACCGGAAGAATAACCCGACATGGGATGTTGAGGATGCACCCTGGAAAGCAGATCTCATCTTCTCCCTAATGGAGAAGCACAACCTCCGCCCTGCAACGGTGTGCGATGTAGGCTGTGGTTGTGGGGAGATCCTTTTCCAACTCAAGAAAAAACTCCCCGCCTCAACCCGGCTCACCGAGTATGAGATCTCGCCCCGGGCAGTTGAGCTCTGTAAAGAACGGGAGAACGAACGGCTATCTTTCAGTCTGGTAAATTTCTGTGATGAACACGGGACCTCCTGCGACATGATCCTGCTCATCGACCTGATTGAGCATCTCGAGGACTATTATAAATTTTTACGGCATGTCAAACCGCGGAGCCACTACAAGATCCTGCACATCCCCCTGGAAATGTTTGTGCTTGCAGTCCTGCATCCTCAATTCCATCGTGGGCAGCGGAAAAAAGTCGGGCATCTTCATTTCTTTTCTCGGGATATGGCCCTGCAGGTACTCCGCGATCTTGGCTATGACGTGCTTGACTCTTCGTACACCGCAGGATATGCCCTCCCTCGCGAATATGGGCTCAAGGACAAGCTCCTGAAAATCCCCCGTGCCCTGCTCTGCCCCGTGGCCCCGGATTTTACTGTCCGGGTCTTCAGTGGATATCCCCTTCCGGTCCTGGTGAAATCGTGA
- a CDS encoding glycosyltransferase family 4 protein, translating into MPEYTLGLFANMYPAFDGDYKGIFIRQMVTDFESLGVVVKKAVKTSHSTAGYIPFYFDSLCLSRDRGLDLIQAEYIPHSSLIPYLFGRRDIPLVLKFHGDDARIYPFSNPLNRHITRAMLKRAAYVITASEEMQKPLLAHGLDPDRCATVHTGVDTRFFTTGSREEARRLLGLSMEKTTFLFVGRLHPWKGIYEILEAARRCPNLDFVFVGPGVVPDHPQNCRFTGQLPPSVVRRWLTAADCFLLPTYTEAVPAAVMEAFACGIPAITSDAGGCPEIVEEGKNGLMVPARNAVALTSAIQWMTDNPSERPRMGIEARKTVCERYDHTILIKKLMTIHQDLITR; encoded by the coding sequence ATGCCTGAATACACTCTTGGCCTCTTTGCCAATATGTACCCGGCATTCGATGGTGACTACAAAGGAATTTTCATCCGGCAGATGGTCACGGATTTTGAATCGCTGGGAGTTGTTGTGAAAAAAGCAGTGAAGACCAGCCATTCTACGGCGGGTTACATCCCCTTTTATTTTGACTCTCTCTGCCTTTCCCGCGATCGTGGCCTTGACCTGATACAGGCAGAATATATTCCCCACAGCAGTCTCATCCCTTACCTGTTCGGCCGTCGGGATATCCCGCTGGTGCTCAAGTTCCATGGCGACGATGCCCGGATTTATCCCTTCTCCAACCCCCTGAACCGCCATATCACGCGGGCGATGCTCAAAAGGGCCGCTTATGTGATAACCGCCAGCGAGGAGATGCAGAAACCCCTCCTGGCCCATGGGCTCGATCCTGACCGGTGTGCGACAGTTCATACCGGTGTGGATACCCGTTTCTTCACTACCGGCTCCCGGGAAGAGGCGCGCAGGCTACTTGGTCTCTCCATGGAGAAAACCACCTTCCTCTTTGTCGGGAGGCTTCATCCATGGAAAGGGATCTATGAGATTCTTGAGGCTGCACGACGTTGTCCGAATCTTGACTTTGTTTTTGTCGGGCCTGGAGTGGTCCCTGATCATCCGCAAAACTGCCGTTTCACTGGCCAATTACCCCCTTCCGTTGTCAGAAGATGGTTAACAGCAGCTGATTGTTTCCTCCTTCCGACATATACCGAAGCAGTTCCTGCAGCGGTAATGGAGGCATTTGCTTGCGGAATCCCTGCGATCACTTCTGATGCCGGAGGGTGCCCTGAGATCGTTGAAGAGGGGAAGAATGGTCTCATGGTTCCGGCACGGAATGCAGTGGCACTAACGTCTGCCATACAATGGATGACTGATAATCCATCAGAACGGCCCCGGATGGGTATCGAAGCCCGGAAAACAGTATGTGAGAGATATGACCATACAATTCTTATAAAAAAACTTATGACAATCCACCAGGATCTCATCACCCGGTAG
- a CDS encoding SDR family NAD(P)-dependent oxidoreductase codes for MKSFYQGKNILITGGAGSVGQALCEKLLGYGPKSVALFDINENALFHLRQKYSSQKSDKIRFLLGDIKNLDRLQYAFKGVDIVIHCASYKHVLECEYNPLDAVETNITGTTNVIQAAINQNVKKVIFTSSDKAANPSNTMGTTKLLAEKLIIAANDYGARTTVFSCCRFGNVVGTSGSVIPLFRKQILDDGLVTITEPSMTRFMITQETAIDLVLMAGVLSEGGEIFIFKMPVVRIGDLADVMISKFGNAKKVIIGKKPGEKMYEEIMTEEEMSRAVEGTEMYVILPQMRIGNYSKYTDYPPVKTMKTSAQMDPLNADQIRLLLEEARV; via the coding sequence ATGAAGAGCTTTTATCAGGGCAAGAACATTTTAATCACAGGCGGTGCCGGGAGTGTAGGTCAGGCACTCTGCGAGAAACTGCTGGGATACGGACCGAAATCTGTCGCTCTCTTTGATATCAACGAGAATGCCCTTTTCCACCTCCGTCAGAAATACAGTTCGCAGAAGAGTGATAAAATCAGGTTCCTCCTTGGGGACATCAAAAACCTTGATCGTCTTCAGTATGCATTCAAGGGAGTTGATATTGTAATCCATTGTGCATCCTATAAACATGTCCTTGAATGTGAATACAACCCGCTGGATGCTGTTGAAACTAACATTACCGGAACAACCAATGTTATTCAGGCTGCGATCAACCAGAATGTCAAAAAAGTCATTTTTACCAGCTCTGATAAAGCAGCTAATCCATCAAACACCATGGGAACCACTAAGCTGCTTGCAGAAAAACTGATCATAGCGGCAAATGATTATGGTGCACGGACAACGGTTTTCTCCTGTTGTCGTTTTGGCAATGTTGTCGGAACCAGTGGATCGGTAATCCCTCTGTTCCGCAAACAGATTCTTGATGATGGTCTGGTAACAATAACGGAGCCATCCATGACCCGGTTCATGATCACTCAGGAAACGGCAATCGATCTTGTCCTTATGGCAGGGGTTCTTTCAGAAGGCGGCGAGATCTTCATTTTCAAAATGCCGGTTGTCAGGATTGGGGATCTTGCAGATGTCATGATCTCAAAATTCGGAAATGCAAAGAAAGTGATCATTGGCAAAAAACCCGGTGAAAAAATGTACGAGGAAATAATGACTGAAGAAGAGATGAGCCGGGCGGTTGAAGGAACCGAGATGTACGTTATCCTACCCCAGATGCGGATAGGTAATTACTCAAAATACACCGATTATCCCCCGGTGAAAACAATGAAAACTTCGGCTCAGATGGATCCCCTCAACGCAGATCAGATCAGGTTACTGCTAGAAGAGGCCCGGGTATGA
- a CDS encoding dTDP-glucose 4,6-dehydratase, which translates to MTFLVTGGAGFIGRWVVNRLLADGEQVVVLDNLSNGSLDNLKGLSANPHLEIITGDIKDQKTLSGLFRKKNLNTILHLAADIIVQDSIDNPRKVFENDVLGTFNLLEEARKAETKFVFMSTCMVYDTASSSGAISETYPTKAASPYAGAKLAGENMVQSYYHAYDLPTVILRPFNTYGPFQKSTGEGGVVSIFIQKELNREYLSIYGDGTQTRDLMYVEDCADFVVMAAASEKCNGEIVNAGLGTDISVNDLAAMICKDKSRIRHVEHIHPQSEISRLVCDRSKAKRLLGWEPKTTLENGIRKTFEFQKARVL; encoded by the coding sequence ATGACCTTCCTTGTTACCGGGGGAGCGGGTTTTATCGGACGCTGGGTTGTCAACCGGCTTCTGGCAGATGGTGAACAGGTCGTTGTGCTCGATAACCTTTCCAACGGTAGTCTTGATAATCTCAAAGGCCTGTCCGCAAATCCCCATCTCGAAATTATCACTGGCGATATCAAAGATCAAAAAACGTTGTCGGGTTTGTTCCGGAAGAAAAATCTTAACACAATTCTCCATCTTGCAGCGGATATCATTGTTCAGGACAGTATCGATAATCCAAGGAAAGTTTTTGAGAATGATGTCCTTGGTACGTTCAACCTGCTTGAAGAAGCCCGAAAGGCTGAGACCAAGTTTGTTTTCATGAGCACCTGTATGGTATATGATACCGCGTCATCAAGCGGAGCGATTTCAGAAACTTATCCCACAAAAGCAGCCTCTCCCTATGCGGGAGCAAAACTGGCCGGGGAGAATATGGTCCAGTCATACTATCATGCATATGATTTACCAACGGTTATCCTCCGTCCATTCAACACGTACGGTCCATTCCAGAAAAGCACTGGAGAGGGGGGAGTTGTCTCGATCTTTATCCAGAAAGAGCTGAACAGGGAATATCTCAGTATCTATGGTGACGGCACTCAGACCCGGGATTTGATGTATGTTGAGGACTGTGCTGATTTTGTCGTAATGGCAGCGGCAAGCGAGAAATGTAACGGTGAGATCGTTAATGCGGGACTTGGAACGGATATTTCCGTCAACGATCTGGCTGCGATGATCTGTAAGGATAAATCACGGATTCGGCATGTCGAACATATACACCCGCAAAGTGAAATCTCCCGGCTTGTATGTGACCGGTCCAAGGCAAAACGTCTGCTTGGATGGGAACCAAAAACGACTCTTGAGAATGGGATTCGCAAAACATTCGAGTTCCAGAAAGCCCGGGTACTCTGA
- a CDS encoding glycosyltransferase family 2 protein, whose protein sequence is MSSSNQFSEKIAIIIPTRNRPEILKKLLTSIRIQSVQPDLVLIVDGSDQSIEPEIQEYLNTTTRYVYCYPPSLTKQKNAGLKHLTPEISLVGYLDDDIELEPDAIMNLLSYWENHSRNLGGSSFNIINVPSKKTLVTLIRRFFTIDGKLPGKVLGSGFCTPLFPSEVDIDCEWLCGGATVWRRSLFDSYHFDEYFAGWAYHEDADFSYPVSKKYKLVLISSAKVTHNPPPFNPKNLKHLGMMAIINRYYFVSKNKDLSVPLFYWASLGEILVNVLQSAYYLNMGGIQTARGNLIGISHIVRGDLVQFDKNFRK, encoded by the coding sequence ATGAGTTCTTCAAACCAGTTTTCAGAAAAAATTGCGATTATTATTCCGACCCGAAACCGGCCGGAGATCCTGAAAAAATTACTTACTAGTATCAGAATTCAATCGGTTCAACCGGACCTCGTTCTTATCGTCGATGGTAGTGATCAAAGTATCGAACCGGAAATTCAGGAGTATCTCAATACTACGACAAGGTATGTATATTGTTATCCCCCATCGCTGACAAAACAGAAGAATGCGGGTCTTAAGCATCTCACTCCGGAAATTTCTCTTGTTGGATATCTCGATGATGATATCGAACTCGAACCGGATGCGATAATGAATTTGTTATCCTATTGGGAAAACCACTCCCGGAATCTGGGGGGAAGCTCGTTTAATATCATCAATGTCCCATCCAAAAAGACCCTTGTTACCCTTATTCGGAGGTTTTTTACCATTGATGGAAAGTTACCGGGTAAAGTACTTGGTTCGGGGTTCTGCACTCCACTTTTTCCTTCGGAAGTTGATATTGACTGTGAATGGTTGTGTGGAGGCGCAACAGTCTGGCGTCGCAGCCTGTTTGATTCTTACCATTTTGATGAATATTTTGCCGGATGGGCGTATCATGAGGATGCGGACTTCAGTTATCCTGTTTCCAAAAAATACAAGCTTGTTCTCATAAGTTCAGCAAAAGTGACACATAATCCCCCCCCGTTCAATCCAAAAAACCTCAAACACCTGGGTATGATGGCGATTATCAACAGGTATTACTTTGTTTCAAAGAACAAAGATCTCTCGGTTCCATTATTTTACTGGGCATCCCTTGGAGAAATCCTGGTCAACGTGTTACAGAGTGCTTATTATTTAAATATGGGCGGAATTCAGACTGCCCGGGGAAATCTTATCGGAATTTCCCATATCGTCCGGGGAGACCTTGTCCAGTTTGATAAAAATTTCAGAAAATAA
- a CDS encoding SDR family oxidoreductase — protein MSLKILITGANGFLGANLTRQFFNRPETSVILTSRNTPLWLVKDTMPFFPGNLLDERFVEKLLVKENPDIVINTVSLVNVDLCEENPDLARQITVDSARILAKAAKKTGSRMVHISTDQVFDGEKSFYTEEDMPNPINQYGKTKLEAEHQILRYLQDAMIIRTNFFGWSPCGHAPTFGEWVYQCLYERKVMQLFTNFYFSPIEVTSLAGTIDSLISTDFAGILHVCGSERCSKFDFGVQLAKETGFDPSSIVAYEMDSSTLRAKRPKDMSLSVKRCESLLHTRLPTLQESIEKFVRGKTSFYEDFFSGCNLQS, from the coding sequence ATGTCGTTGAAAATCCTGATAACCGGGGCAAATGGATTCCTTGGTGCAAATCTCACTCGGCAATTTTTCAATAGGCCGGAAACATCAGTCATCCTCACGTCGCGGAATACCCCCTTATGGCTTGTTAAGGACACGATGCCGTTTTTTCCGGGAAATCTTCTTGACGAACGGTTTGTTGAAAAACTTCTGGTAAAAGAAAACCCCGATATCGTCATCAATACAGTGAGCCTTGTCAATGTTGATCTCTGTGAAGAAAATCCGGACCTTGCCCGCCAGATTACTGTAGACTCTGCCAGGATACTGGCAAAAGCTGCAAAAAAGACCGGATCCCGGATGGTTCACATTTCCACGGATCAGGTATTCGATGGGGAAAAGTCATTCTATACTGAAGAGGATATGCCCAATCCCATCAACCAGTATGGGAAAACAAAACTGGAAGCCGAGCATCAGATTCTCCGATACCTGCAGGATGCCATGATCATACGGACAAATTTTTTTGGGTGGAGCCCTTGTGGTCACGCACCAACGTTCGGCGAATGGGTGTACCAGTGTCTTTATGAGCGAAAGGTTATGCAGTTATTTACGAATTTTTACTTCAGTCCCATTGAAGTCACCAGCCTTGCAGGTACTATCGACTCTCTTATTTCAACCGATTTTGCCGGAATTCTGCATGTCTGTGGATCGGAACGGTGTTCAAAATTTGATTTTGGAGTACAACTGGCCAAAGAAACCGGATTTGATCCTTCCTCGATTGTAGCCTATGAGATGGATTCTTCGACTTTACGTGCTAAGCGGCCTAAGGATATGTCGTTGTCTGTAAAACGGTGCGAATCACTTCTTCATACCCGGCTTCCGACACTTCAGGAAAGTATTGAGAAATTCGTGAGGGGTAAAACCTCGTTTTATGAGGATTTTTTTTCCGGATGTAATCTCCAGTCGTAA
- a CDS encoding polysaccharide biosynthesis PFTS motif protein translates to MNLLTGFSHRSTDDFIVFEEIDLISFPFVLWYLCRGFSIHFFSISPFFENNRLFRIWITKEKLVKLEYNDSDLFGQYYLNNIILPEIEDFFTHEFSKNRSLTAINAMIGSEDGYFSFKKNLSLHLFEYYRMYLFFEKGYRQADGKRDFLFVPGSTYQRIKRLEHVQRKQSSSKNVRIPFAGKLYGIILSLLTRIHSIFIMLAFPFWLFLQIGIPSSGKEVRENYQVGIRICFNDWPLSNKYRRFDFLVDNELITRQNTLLCLEERVTDTYKQYILEKNYHYVEVRKILRNAKLSFLRTIGVKKFLPCYLTCLRNSFSDHLFLIQLCPEVMFKFLEWACFLQKYSIQHYVSYCEHLPTDSVRNIVLEQQGVSTWNYAHSNATNDFFTPAGTPDFIEKWYAYFYYSNFVVWGRKMMRYYQKHPIRIRNYPVLGCLWSELACQIQEKNLVNDTLVHAREKFLKTSPAPPKYLLGVFDVNTGLDSPLGEKDLSEFLTGIFNLLEDNPDIGIILKKKESFKVLSLRIPRVMKYYYQLRDHPRCYLPDERDSDPAETVAAVDLVISAPFTSPTIESLGARKKAVYFDATGKCRNCYFDKFPRFVSHDYDELNSSVKHWLNLPEVEFKIYLDRYVLGELDEYLDGKAITRFRELLSQPSQVQSDHPI, encoded by the coding sequence GTGAATCTATTGACGGGTTTTTCTCATCGTTCCACGGATGATTTTATTGTATTCGAAGAGATCGATTTGATATCCTTTCCTTTTGTATTATGGTACCTTTGCAGGGGTTTTTCAATTCATTTTTTTTCGATCAGTCCCTTTTTTGAAAATAACCGGCTATTCAGGATATGGATAACAAAGGAAAAACTTGTTAAGCTTGAGTATAATGACTCTGATCTTTTCGGGCAGTATTACCTGAACAATATCATCCTTCCGGAAATTGAGGATTTTTTCACGCATGAATTCTCAAAAAACCGTTCTCTTACAGCGATCAACGCGATGATCGGCTCGGAAGACGGTTATTTTTCGTTCAAGAAGAATCTTTCTTTGCATCTCTTTGAATATTATCGGATGTACCTGTTTTTTGAGAAGGGTTACCGGCAGGCTGATGGAAAAAGAGACTTTCTCTTTGTCCCGGGTTCAACATACCAGAGAATAAAAAGGCTTGAACACGTTCAGCGAAAACAATCATCGTCGAAAAATGTAAGAATCCCCTTTGCCGGAAAGCTGTACGGTATTATCCTCAGCCTTTTGACGCGGATTCACTCCATATTCATCATGCTGGCATTTCCTTTCTGGCTTTTCCTGCAAATCGGAATTCCGTCATCCGGTAAGGAAGTTCGTGAAAATTACCAGGTTGGTATAAGGATTTGTTTCAATGATTGGCCACTGAGCAATAAATACCGCAGGTTTGATTTTCTTGTTGATAATGAACTTATCACACGGCAGAATACCCTGCTTTGTCTTGAAGAACGTGTCACGGATACATACAAACAGTATATTCTTGAAAAAAACTATCACTACGTTGAAGTCCGAAAAATTTTGCGCAATGCCAAATTATCTTTTCTCCGCACGATTGGTGTCAAAAAATTTTTACCCTGTTATTTGACCTGCCTGCGTAATTCGTTCTCTGATCATCTGTTTCTCATCCAGTTGTGCCCGGAAGTCATGTTCAAATTTCTTGAATGGGCCTGCTTCCTGCAAAAATATTCGATCCAGCACTACGTATCCTATTGTGAACACCTGCCGACCGATTCGGTCCGGAATATCGTCCTTGAACAACAGGGTGTTAGCACCTGGAATTATGCACACTCCAATGCAACGAATGATTTCTTCACTCCTGCAGGGACACCAGATTTTATTGAAAAATGGTATGCCTATTTTTATTATTCCAATTTTGTTGTGTGGGGCAGAAAGATGATGCGGTATTATCAGAAACACCCAATCCGCATTCGTAATTACCCTGTTCTGGGATGTCTCTGGTCAGAACTTGCATGCCAGATTCAGGAAAAAAACCTTGTCAATGATACTCTGGTGCATGCGCGTGAAAAATTTTTGAAAACGTCCCCTGCTCCTCCAAAATACCTCCTTGGGGTTTTTGATGTAAATACTGGTCTTGACTCGCCTCTCGGGGAAAAAGATCTCTCGGAATTTTTAACAGGAATATTCAATCTTCTTGAGGATAATCCAGATATCGGCATAATCCTTAAAAAGAAAGAATCCTTCAAAGTTCTCTCCCTGAGAATACCTCGTGTCATGAAATATTATTACCAGTTACGGGACCATCCCCGGTGCTATCTGCCCGATGAAAGGGATTCCGATCCGGCAGAAACCGTTGCAGCCGTTGATCTTGTAATCTCTGCACCGTTCACATCCCCAACCATTGAATCGCTTGGAGCAAGGAAAAAAGCGGTTTATTTTGACGCTACGGGAAAATGCAGGAATTGTTATTTTGATAAGTTCCCCCGTTTTGTTTCCCATGATTACGATGAATTGAATTCCTCCGTAAAGCACTGGCTGAATCTTCCCGAAGTGGAGTTTAAAATCTACCTGGATAGGTATGTATTAGGAGAATTGGATGAATATCTTGATGGAAAAGCCATTACCCGGTTCAGGGAGTTGTTGTCCCAGCCAAGTCAGGTACAGTCGGACCACCCAATCTGA